A part of Capsicum annuum cultivar UCD-10X-F1 chromosome 6, UCD10Xv1.1, whole genome shotgun sequence genomic DNA contains:
- the LOC124899604 gene encoding calreticulin-like: MITFNQYTDEVKNNVLDGLTKESKWVTVLTSNEDSDDGDLGGNPVGVRIGDDASTSTSKDAVGTSSPEHLHKHVAMLKEAEKKEDEEAVADEKEGEQSENKAATADIEKKRDDAEDEKEEPADEEEGELKEEKEEADQKDVVMNIVDKINVVRI, encoded by the exons ATGATTACGTTTAATCAATATACGGATGAGGTCAAGAATAACGTCCTAGATGGCTTGACGAAAGAGTCGAAATGGGTGACTGTCCTtacttcaaatgaggacagtgatgatggagatttgggtggtaaccctGTTGGAGTACGCATTGGTGATGATGCTTCTACgagcacctccaaagatgcagTGGGTACCTCATCCCCTGAGCATCTTCATAAGCATGTTGCTATGCTCAAGGAAGCg gaaaaaaaagaagatgaagaagcaGTAGCTGATGAAAAAGAAGGAGAACAAAGTGAGAATAAAGCAGCAACTGCAgatattgagaaaaaaagagatgACGCTGAAGATGAAAAGGAAGAACCAGCAGACGAAGAAGAAGGAGaactgaaagaagaaaaagaagaagcagacCAAAAAGATGTGGTCATGAATATCGTTGATAAAATCAACG TTGTtaggatatga